The following are encoded together in the Scytonema millei VB511283 genome:
- a CDS encoding TldD/PmbA family protein gives MLSTYPSSLLLSRELPNLDYRLKRDRFDETWEAPLATLLGLGRAAGADFVEFFLERVNYINCLAEDDTIASISPRLSTGAGVRVFRGKADCYVSTNDLTFNGLKAALEKGLSILGLQLPAPNAYIPAINLKLLRDYATTKGKDSWFAGCSSIREMGEVLLDANQQLQLKANHVQSRRATYFRDWQEVLVASSDGTFARDIRLTQSVGFNLLCADGIHRTSIGQRAGSTSDPNFLRAWDYKSTAEEVAESAGKMLYADYVESGTYPIVMANQFGGVIFHEACGHLLETTQIERKTTPFADKKGEKIAHESLTAWDEGLSDSAFGTIDMDDEGMPAQRTLLIENGILKNFLSDRAGSLRTGHPRTGSGRRQSYTYAAASRMRNTYIAPGSYTNEEIFGSIDKGIYCKKMGGGSVGATGQFNFAVEEAYLIENGKITKPLKGATLIGDAQEIMNKISMCSQDLGLAAGFCGSVSGSIYVTVGQPHIKVDSITVGGR, from the coding sequence ATGCTATCGACGTATCCGAGTAGCCTACTGCTATCGAGAGAACTGCCTAACCTGGACTATAGATTAAAACGCGATCGCTTTGATGAAACTTGGGAAGCACCCCTTGCTACCCTACTTGGTTTAGGACGAGCAGCAGGTGCAGATTTTGTAGAATTTTTCTTGGAACGAGTTAACTATATTAATTGTTTAGCAGAAGACGACACGATCGCCAGCATTTCCCCTAGACTATCCACAGGTGCAGGGGTGAGAGTGTTTCGCGGTAAGGCTGATTGCTATGTCAGCACCAACGATTTAACATTTAACGGACTCAAAGCCGCTTTAGAAAAAGGACTTTCCATTCTAGGGTTGCAACTTCCAGCACCCAACGCCTACATCCCCGCCATCAATTTAAAACTGCTACGAGACTACGCCACGACTAAAGGTAAAGATAGCTGGTTTGCTGGCTGTAGTTCGATCCGCGAAATGGGAGAAGTGCTGCTAGATGCCAACCAACAGTTACAACTCAAAGCGAACCACGTCCAATCGAGACGCGCTACCTATTTCCGCGACTGGCAAGAAGTTTTAGTTGCTTCCAGTGATGGCACGTTTGCCAGAGACATTCGTTTGACACAATCGGTAGGATTCAACCTGTTGTGTGCTGACGGTATCCACCGGACTTCCATCGGACAACGGGCAGGTAGCACTAGCGATCCTAATTTTCTCAGAGCGTGGGATTACAAATCAACCGCCGAGGAAGTGGCAGAATCGGCAGGTAAGATGTTGTATGCCGATTACGTAGAATCGGGTACGTATCCAATCGTGATGGCAAATCAGTTTGGTGGTGTCATCTTCCATGAAGCTTGCGGACACCTGCTGGAAACCACCCAAATCGAACGCAAAACCACTCCTTTTGCTGACAAGAAGGGTGAAAAAATCGCTCATGAAAGCCTGACTGCATGGGATGAAGGACTTTCCGACAGTGCTTTCGGTACGATTGATATGGATGATGAGGGAATGCCAGCCCAACGGACATTATTGATCGAAAATGGCATTTTGAAAAACTTCTTGAGCGATCGCGCTGGTTCTTTACGTACCGGACACCCCAGAACGGGTAGCGGACGCAGACAAAGCTATACCTACGCCGCCGCCTCGCGGATGCGCAATACTTACATCGCACCAGGTAGCTATACCAACGAAGAGATCTTTGGTTCCATTGACAAAGGAATCTACTGCAAAAAAATGGGTGGTGGTAGCGTCGGCGCAACGGGACAATTCAACTTTGCGGTTGAAGAAGCTTACCTAATTGAAAATGGCAAAATTACCAAACCACTTAAAGGTGCTACTTTGATTGGTGACGCACAGGAAATTATGAATAAGATTTCTATGTGTTCCCAGGATTTGGGATTAGCGGCGGGTTTCTGCGGTTCTGTTAGCGGTAGTATCTACGTTACTGTCGGACAACCTCATATCAAAGTGGATTCGATTACCGTCGGTGGAAGATAG